The following are from one region of the Coccinella septempunctata chromosome 7, icCocSept1.1, whole genome shotgun sequence genome:
- the LOC123316466 gene encoding BTB/POZ domain-containing protein KCTD5, producing MSNIPLKKMEKVYTHNNKEQFPNPNQQWVRLNVGGTYFLTTKTTLARDPNSFLYRLIQKDSDLKSDKDDTGAYLIDRDPNYFSPILNYLRHGKLIINKGLAEEGVLEEAEFYNIAELISLIKEKIGDRDNRTPKDSQKHVYRVLQCHEDELTQMVSTLSDGWKFEQLVNIGSQYNYGAEEHAEFLCVVSREYGARENSNVEHTDKAKVLQQKGSRM from the exons ATGTCTAATATTCCTCTCAAAAAAATGGAGAAAGTTTACACACACAACAACAAAGAACAATTTCCAAATCCAAATCAACAATGGGTTAGACTAAATGTAGGAGGAACATATTTTTTAACTACAAAAACCACTCTTGCCAGAGATCCAAATTCATTTTTGTATCGTTTGATTCAAAAGGATAGCGATCTCAAGTCTGACAAG GATGATACTGGTGCCTATTTAATAGACAGAGATCCTAACTATTTTTCTCCTATATTGAACTATTTACGGCATGGAAAATTGATCATCAACAAAGGTCTTGCCGAAGAAGGAGTTTTGGAAGAGGCTGAATTCTATAACATTGCTGAGTTGATTAGTTTGATTAAAGAAAAAATAGGCGACAGGGATAATAGAACGCCTAAAGACAGTCAAAAACATGTCTACAGAGTGTTGCAGTGTCATGAAGATGAACTCACACaa ATGGTTTCCACATTATCAGATGGCTGGAAGTTTGAGCAACTGGTAAATATTGGATCACAATATAATTATGGTGCAGAAGAACATGCTGAATTTTTATGTGTTGTGAGTAGGGAGTATGGAGCACGTGAAAATAGCAATGTAGAACATACAGATAAGGCCAAAGTTCTCCAGCAAAAAGGTTCTAGAATGTAA